The following are encoded in a window of Fibrobacter sp. UWB13 genomic DNA:
- a CDS encoding MoxR family ATPase, with product MVKDLIHALNGVLLGKQDQVEMLVMALLADGHVLIEDVPGTGKTTIAKALAAAIGADFARIQFTPDLLPADVTGGAVFKANTGEFEIRKGPVFTQVLLADEINRASPRTQSALLEAMEERQVSLEGERHALPKLFMVLATENPVEFHGVFPLPEAQMDRFLVRLSLGYPTAETELGILRAHRDGRPLDTLKAVTTPDEIIAVRNDVRKIHIDESLEMYVVSLVQATRVNPAVRLAASPRAGINLIKMAQACAYVAGRDFVNPDDIQHVFFPVMEHRVFAKDSNTPGASRQILEGILKQVRVPK from the coding sequence ATGGTTAAAGATTTAATTCATGCTTTGAATGGTGTTCTGCTTGGCAAGCAGGATCAGGTTGAAATGCTTGTGATGGCGCTCCTTGCCGATGGTCACGTGCTTATCGAGGACGTGCCGGGGACGGGCAAGACGACGATTGCAAAGGCGCTTGCCGCAGCGATTGGCGCTGATTTTGCGCGTATCCAGTTTACTCCGGATTTGCTTCCCGCCGATGTGACGGGTGGCGCTGTGTTCAAGGCGAATACGGGCGAGTTTGAAATTCGCAAGGGACCTGTCTTTACGCAGGTGCTTTTGGCGGATGAAATCAACCGTGCATCTCCGAGAACGCAGAGTGCGCTTTTGGAGGCGATGGAAGAGCGCCAGGTCTCGCTGGAAGGTGAACGCCATGCGCTCCCGAAACTTTTCATGGTGCTTGCAACCGAGAATCCTGTGGAATTTCATGGCGTGTTCCCGCTCCCTGAAGCGCAAATGGATAGATTCTTGGTGCGCCTTTCCCTTGGGTATCCGACGGCGGAAACGGAACTTGGCATTTTGCGTGCGCATCGTGATGGACGACCGCTTGATACGCTCAAGGCGGTGACAACTCCCGATGAAATTATTGCAGTGCGGAACGATGTCCGTAAGATTCACATTGATGAATCTCTTGAAATGTACGTGGTTTCGCTGGTGCAGGCAACGCGTGTAAATCCGGCGGTGCGCTTGGCGGCAAGCCCGCGTGCGGGAATCAACCTCATCAAGATGGCGCAAGCTTGCGCGTATGTCGCGGGTCGCGATTTCGTGAATCCCGATGACATCCAGCATGTGTTCTTCCCGGTGATGGAACATCGTGTGTTTGCAAAAGATTCGAACACTCCCGGCGCCTCCAGACAAATTCTCGAAGGCATCTTGAAACAGGTGCGAGTGCCGAAGTAA
- a CDS encoding queuosine precursor transporter, translating into MQNELLMIASIFVFFGGLVAFFRFFGKQGIFAWTVIATIAANIEVLILVHAFGLDTTLGNVIFASSFLATDMMSEIFGKKEASRCVKIGIIANVTFILISQSWFLYIPAAGDTMAEPIRTVFSNTPRVMLASLFAYAICEMFDVWAYHAWWKWTEKRFKDKKGYLWVRNNGSTLVSQLMNVFVFNLLAFAGVFPWNTIGEILVFGYGIFVITTLMDTPFVYLARRISEKHPELLKD; encoded by the coding sequence GTGCAAAACGAACTCCTTATGATAGCCTCCATTTTCGTGTTCTTTGGAGGCTTGGTTGCTTTTTTCCGTTTTTTCGGTAAGCAGGGCATTTTCGCTTGGACCGTCATTGCAACGATTGCCGCAAATATCGAAGTCTTGATTCTCGTGCACGCCTTTGGGCTTGACACGACGCTCGGTAACGTCATTTTCGCATCGTCATTCTTGGCGACCGACATGATGAGCGAAATCTTTGGTAAAAAAGAGGCGAGCCGCTGCGTGAAAATCGGCATCATCGCGAATGTGACGTTTATTCTCATTTCGCAGAGCTGGTTCTTGTACATCCCGGCTGCAGGCGATACGATGGCAGAACCGATCCGTACGGTGTTCTCGAATACGCCCCGCGTGATGCTCGCGAGCTTGTTTGCCTACGCCATTTGCGAAATGTTCGACGTCTGGGCGTATCACGCCTGGTGGAAGTGGACCGAGAAAAGATTCAAGGATAAGAAGGGTTACTTGTGGGTCCGTAACAATGGTTCGACTCTTGTAAGCCAGCTCATGAATGTGTTCGTGTTCAATTTGCTTGCGTTTGCGGGCGTTTTCCCGTGGAATACCATTGGCGAAATTCTCGTGTTCGGCTACGGCATCTTTGTCATTACGACGCTTATGGATACTCCGTTTGTGTACCTTGCCCGCCGCATCTCCGAAAAACACCCGGAACTGCTGAAAGATTAG
- a CDS encoding glycosyltransferase family 2 protein gives MSCSAIDYFIFVPAYNVENTLGEVLSKIDESVLSRAHVLVIDDGSRDGTAQAYEHFMSNCAENAESAGNARDLKSRFQYFKFEQNSGYGAVVKKGLAEGIASGAAFVACLHGDNQYPAEKLGAFFAEIENCNLDLLQGSRHAVAGEAKRGGMPLYKRVGGAFLTALENLAFRVKLTDRHSGFIVYSSRFLKTVDLNRLSMSFDIDLELIAIADARRFAIAELPIPTRYADEKSNLNVVTYGMRVLCQIWRRMRASKL, from the coding sequence ATGTCTTGTTCTGCGATAGATTACTTTATTTTCGTTCCTGCGTACAACGTAGAAAATACGCTTGGCGAAGTCCTCTCCAAAATTGATGAATCTGTTTTGTCGCGTGCACACGTGCTCGTGATTGACGATGGCTCGCGTGATGGAACGGCTCAAGCGTATGAACACTTTATGTCGAATTGCGCGGAAAATGCGGAAAGTGCGGGAAATGCACGCGACCTCAAATCGCGTTTTCAATATTTTAAGTTTGAACAAAATAGCGGCTACGGTGCTGTTGTCAAAAAGGGCCTTGCGGAAGGAATAGCTTCTGGTGCGGCGTTTGTCGCTTGCTTGCACGGAGATAATCAATACCCTGCTGAAAAGTTGGGCGCGTTCTTTGCCGAAATAGAAAACTGCAATCTCGACTTGTTGCAGGGCTCGCGCCATGCGGTAGCGGGGGAGGCAAAGCGTGGTGGCATGCCTTTGTACAAGCGCGTTGGCGGAGCGTTTTTGACGGCACTTGAAAATTTGGCTTTCCGTGTGAAACTTACGGACCGTCACAGTGGTTTTATCGTTTATTCTTCGCGATTCCTGAAAACGGTTGACTTAAATCGCTTGAGCATGTCGTTTGATATCGATTTGGAACTGATTGCGATTGCCGATGCTCGCCGTTTCGCGATTGCGGAACTCCCAATCCCGACGCGTTACGCCGATGAAAAATCGAACCTCAATGTAGTCACGTACGGCATGCGTGTTTTGTGCCAAATCTGGCGAAGAATGCGGGCTTCGAAGCTCTAA
- a CDS encoding DUF58 domain-containing protein, with product MMHFFRWFINAIPRSPKRKGLLMRLYYIWQEGFTQVGHAAAALMLFSMFAGAVPGFWAAWVFCGLDFMYFLALVPCLFMTARKSKFKAGDISVRNVYEGKTSTIDLHVTAEDKLNAVSLGCFRMDPSLKCEESSFVAIAAGETAKLTCKIQTKKRGAFEIPKVAVIIPEINGALRYAANAGKAELLVFPRPLRVGTFPFLTSGASGVVFAPLLMPSLTRGMDFVGVREYREGDSLRDLHHKAFARYGKPFTKEFETERGAGAILVLDVTARNLREKSAVEMLIRLAAGVGLWLLERKALGRFFIGDDEIALVQGDGGVSFLEALARIPAVSWLETRASRSATSARKLWSPAARPLGPVLRMGLFATEDPLVHKQVILDAHSKLTNESKTAISDDVLAVNAALLERVFNERLRLEQSSRERPLESSREAEVSL from the coding sequence ATGATGCATTTTTTCCGCTGGTTTATAAACGCTATTCCAAGAAGTCCCAAGCGCAAGGGACTCTTGATGCGTTTGTACTACATTTGGCAAGAAGGCTTTACGCAGGTGGGGCATGCGGCGGCAGCGCTGATGCTGTTCTCGATGTTTGCGGGAGCGGTGCCTGGATTCTGGGCGGCGTGGGTGTTTTGCGGCTTGGATTTCATGTATTTTTTGGCGCTTGTACCATGCCTCTTCATGACCGCACGCAAGAGCAAGTTCAAGGCGGGTGACATTTCTGTCCGGAACGTTTATGAGGGGAAAACGTCGACCATTGACTTGCACGTTACTGCTGAAGACAAGCTAAATGCGGTGTCGCTTGGATGTTTCCGCATGGATCCTTCGCTTAAGTGCGAAGAGTCTTCGTTTGTGGCGATTGCTGCTGGAGAAACTGCAAAACTCACTTGCAAAATCCAGACGAAAAAGCGCGGCGCATTTGAAATCCCAAAAGTGGCGGTGATTATTCCGGAAATCAATGGTGCCTTGCGTTATGCGGCGAATGCAGGGAAAGCGGAATTGCTTGTGTTCCCGCGACCGTTGCGTGTGGGGACTTTCCCGTTTTTGACATCGGGTGCAAGCGGTGTTGTATTTGCTCCGCTGCTGATGCCGAGTCTTACACGCGGGATGGATTTTGTGGGCGTGCGCGAATATCGCGAGGGCGACTCTTTGCGCGATTTGCATCACAAGGCTTTTGCACGTTACGGAAAGCCATTCACGAAAGAATTTGAAACGGAACGTGGCGCGGGTGCGATTCTCGTGCTAGATGTAACTGCTCGTAACTTGCGCGAAAAATCGGCTGTTGAAATGTTGATTCGTTTGGCGGCTGGCGTGGGTTTGTGGCTTTTGGAACGCAAGGCGCTTGGGCGATTCTTCATTGGTGATGACGAAATTGCGCTTGTGCAGGGGGATGGTGGCGTGAGCTTCTTGGAAGCGCTTGCGCGAATTCCGGCTGTGTCTTGGCTGGAAACGCGCGCATCTCGAAGTGCGACAAGTGCGCGGAAACTTTGGTCGCCGGCGGCACGCCCGCTTGGCCCTGTGCTCCGCATGGGGCTTTTCGCGACTGAAGATCCGCTTGTGCATAAGCAGGTGATTTTGGATGCGCATTCCAAGTTGACAAATGAGTCGAAGACCGCAATTTCTGACGATGTTTTGGCTGTGAACGCGGCGCTTCTCGAACGCGTTTTTAATGAACGTTTGCGCTTAGAACAGTCTTCTCGCGAGCGTCCGCTTGAAAGTTCCCGCGAAGCGGAGGTCAGTCTATGA
- a CDS encoding NAD-dependent epimerase/dehydratase family protein, with amino-acid sequence MIPQFNDQSITVAVVGCGGFIGCHLLDAILTRTKWRVFGVDLDFYRIQHRLNDERCVFMVADLADKSVVERIAKYPIVVNLAAICTPSRYMAEAPEVIRSNYDHPAALADACAKSGSWLIHFSTSEIYGRTSADSGLLIEDESELTFGPVTASRWSYATAKLLTERYIAGLKNLKWTVVRPFNFVGPYMDFMPGVDGSGIPRVLANFSSALVRGEPLKLVNGGVAKRSFTSVFDAVDFMFALFEAELSTSATGNAAEKSPLSQAFNIGNPENELTIAELSNKMRKIFAEIKGVSVDTIPEPEVVSGVEYYGEGYEDSMRRLPSVEKAERLLGFKAKTPIDVVLRESLTWFVNHYGSKSSS; translated from the coding sequence ATGATTCCTCAATTCAATGATCAAAGTATCACCGTAGCCGTTGTCGGTTGCGGTGGTTTTATTGGTTGTCACCTTCTTGACGCCATTTTGACGCGCACTAAGTGGCGCGTTTTTGGCGTTGATTTGGATTTTTATAGAATTCAGCACCGACTGAATGACGAACGTTGCGTGTTCATGGTCGCTGACCTCGCCGATAAGAGCGTCGTTGAACGTATTGCAAAATACCCGATTGTCGTGAATTTGGCGGCAATTTGCACGCCGAGCCGCTACATGGCGGAGGCTCCTGAAGTTATCCGCAGCAATTACGACCATCCGGCAGCGTTGGCTGATGCTTGCGCAAAGTCGGGCTCTTGGTTGATTCATTTTTCGACGTCCGAGATTTACGGGCGTACGTCGGCGGATTCGGGATTGCTTATTGAAGACGAATCCGAGCTGACTTTTGGACCGGTGACGGCGAGCCGTTGGAGCTATGCAACTGCGAAGCTTTTGACGGAACGTTATATCGCGGGCCTCAAGAATTTGAAGTGGACGGTGGTTCGACCGTTCAACTTTGTCGGACCGTACATGGACTTTATGCCGGGCGTCGATGGCTCGGGCATTCCGCGAGTGCTCGCGAATTTCTCCTCGGCTCTTGTGCGCGGTGAGCCGCTGAAGCTTGTGAATGGCGGTGTTGCAAAGCGCAGTTTCACGAGTGTATTTGATGCGGTCGATTTTATGTTCGCGCTGTTTGAAGCAGAACTCTCGACAAGTGCAACAGGAAATGCCGCGGAAAAATCGCCGCTGTCACAGGCTTTCAATATCGGGAATCCGGAAAACGAACTTACGATTGCGGAACTCTCCAATAAAATGCGCAAGATTTTTGCCGAAATCAAGGGCGTAAGTGTTGATACAATTCCTGAACCGGAAGTAGTTTCTGGCGTAGAATATTACGGCGAAGGTTACGAAGATTCCATGCGCCGTTTGCCGTCTGTAGAGAAGGCGGAACGCTTGCTGGGCTTTAAGGCAAAGACTCCGATTGACGTCGTTCTGCGCGAATCGTTGACGTGGTTTGTAAATCACTATGGATCTAAATCGTCATCCTGA
- a CDS encoding endo-1,4-beta-xylanase: protein MSIKSTVFKALAFTFAASTFSFAGVGMADGATKFLGNTTTFGEIPDDFGTYWNQITAENECVWGHVEKTRGEYDWTGCDLAYNWAKKNHAHFTFHTLLWGSQNPQWLPRLDVDETKKAWTDWIDAVKEHYPDLEMIEVVNEAVKSGKNYHSSFTSSKLVEALGGDDGDYKFVVTAFKMARERWPHAILIYNDYNTILWQVKEGIDLIKKIKAQGAPVDAYGMQFHETTQQGTGYYCLNTSLLKRSLYEAHEQTGLPIYITQYDVGSIDDEFQKKCYQEHLPILMETDYVAGITLWGYIYGKTWLSCNGLEQGCSGLIKDGVERAALTWLKEYFKNPNARYGRGLADGATKFFGNMIADKQEIPEDFQTYWNQVSPENACTWTVIEKVRDEYDWSGCDRIYYWAQKNNVKFNFRSLLWGTHTPSWLYNLDIDETKKAVENWFDKAAMRYPAPYMIEVVNGGSRDSYGHYHSGFGSGNKIIEALGGDNDDYKFIATAFKMARKRWPKAILTLNDYDDYGWKNNQGAEVIKKIQEQGAPVDAYQIIFAPLVQGSGPEAQCFSTERIQSGIQEIYDKIKLPLFITEYSVGTSNDSLQKACYSEHIPLFMESEYIAGINLWGYLYEVGASVWADESNPGLIKDGVDRPAMTWLKEYFNEHFYDSKNMWYDKGIERHPLDSLDSIALEPPIAIDDNGGKFGNKIRLEQSTLQNYDVFDVQGVRLGKLTAYSFSDASTRLKSANVVKTSGIYFLRSRATGKMQSVRVVR, encoded by the coding sequence ATGAGTATAAAATCAACGGTATTTAAGGCACTCGCTTTTACATTCGCCGCATCAACATTTTCTTTTGCGGGTGTAGGCATGGCCGATGGAGCTACCAAATTTTTAGGCAACACCACTACCTTTGGCGAAATCCCTGACGACTTTGGAACTTACTGGAACCAGATTACTGCCGAGAACGAGTGCGTTTGGGGCCATGTCGAAAAAACGCGTGGCGAATACGACTGGACGGGTTGCGACCTCGCCTATAACTGGGCAAAAAAGAATCATGCGCATTTTACGTTCCACACCCTGTTGTGGGGATCGCAAAACCCGCAGTGGTTACCTAGACTCGACGTTGACGAAACCAAGAAAGCATGGACTGATTGGATCGATGCGGTTAAAGAGCATTACCCCGACCTCGAAATGATTGAAGTGGTCAATGAGGCTGTCAAATCGGGCAAAAACTACCACTCCAGTTTTACCTCTTCCAAACTGGTTGAGGCTCTCGGCGGCGACGATGGCGACTACAAATTTGTGGTGACGGCATTCAAAATGGCGCGTGAGCGTTGGCCGCATGCAATCCTGATTTACAACGACTATAACACAATCTTGTGGCAAGTGAAAGAAGGGATTGACCTTATCAAGAAAATCAAGGCCCAGGGCGCTCCCGTCGATGCTTACGGGATGCAGTTCCACGAGACAACACAACAAGGGACAGGCTATTATTGCCTAAATACATCCTTACTCAAACGCTCCCTTTACGAAGCACACGAACAGACAGGACTCCCCATATATATTACTCAATACGATGTCGGTTCCATAGACGATGAATTTCAAAAAAAGTGCTACCAAGAACATCTCCCAATCCTGATGGAAACGGATTATGTTGCCGGCATAACGCTTTGGGGATACATTTATGGCAAAACTTGGCTTTCTTGTAACGGTTTAGAACAAGGTTGTTCCGGCCTTATCAAAGACGGTGTCGAACGAGCGGCATTGACCTGGCTCAAGGAATATTTCAAGAATCCGAACGCCCGTTACGGCCGTGGCCTTGCCGATGGAGCGACCAAGTTCTTCGGGAACATGATTGCCGACAAGCAAGAAATCCCCGAGGATTTTCAAACCTACTGGAACCAGGTTTCGCCCGAAAACGCATGCACTTGGACCGTTATTGAAAAAGTGCGTGACGAGTACGACTGGTCTGGCTGCGACCGTATCTACTATTGGGCGCAAAAAAACAATGTAAAGTTCAATTTCCGTAGCTTGCTTTGGGGAACCCATACCCCCAGCTGGCTCTACAACCTTGATATAGACGAAACCAAGAAAGCCGTTGAAAATTGGTTTGACAAAGCCGCTATGCGTTACCCCGCACCTTACATGATCGAGGTGGTAAACGGAGGTTCCCGCGACAGCTATGGTCATTATCATTCTGGATTCGGGAGCGGCAATAAAATCATCGAAGCTCTCGGTGGCGACAATGATGACTACAAATTCATAGCCACGGCGTTCAAGATGGCTCGCAAGCGCTGGCCCAAAGCAATCCTAACTTTGAACGACTACGATGATTACGGCTGGAAAAACAATCAAGGCGCCGAAGTTATCAAAAAAATCCAGGAGCAGGGCGCACCCGTCGATGCGTACCAAATCATTTTCGCACCCCTCGTCCAAGGCTCCGGCCCGGAAGCGCAATGTTTTAGCACCGAACGCATCCAAAGCGGCATTCAGGAAATCTACGACAAAATAAAGCTCCCATTGTTTATCACTGAATATAGTGTGGGCACAAGCAACGACAGTCTCCAAAAAGCATGCTACTCCGAACATATTCCGCTCTTTATGGAATCGGAATACATTGCAGGAATCAACCTTTGGGGATACCTTTACGAAGTTGGAGCAAGCGTATGGGCCGACGAATCAAATCCCGGACTTATTAAGGACGGTGTAGACCGCCCTGCAATGACATGGCTCAAGGAATATTTCAACGAGCACTTCTACGACAGCAAGAACATGTGGTATGATAAAGGCATCGAGAGACATCCGCTAGATTCGCTTGATTCAATCGCCTTGGAACCGCCGATAGCCATTGACGATAACGGCGGCAAATTCGGCAACAAGATTCGCTTAGAGCAGAGCACGCTGCAAAATTACGACGTGTTTGACGTGCAAGGCGTACGCTTGGGCAAACTTACGGCATACAGCTTTAGCGATGCATCAACAAGGCTCAAGTCTGCCAACGTCGTAAAAACCTCGGGAATCTACTTTTTGAGGAGCCGTGCCACCGGCAAGATGCAAAGCGTGAGGGTTGTGAGGTAA
- the queF gene encoding preQ(1) synthase encodes MRSEAELEGVTLLGNNKTQYKTTYSPEVLEKFPNKHPGNDYMVTFNCPEFTSLCPKTGQPDFAEIKINYIPDQYLVESKSLKLYMFSFRNHGDFHEDCVNIIMKDLVKLLDPKYIEVEGIFMPRGGISLYPFANYGKPGTEFEAIAKTRLFAAIDRRK; translated from the coding sequence ATGCGTTCAGAAGCTGAACTCGAAGGCGTTACGCTGCTCGGCAACAACAAGACACAGTACAAGACCACTTACAGCCCCGAAGTGCTCGAAAAGTTCCCGAACAAGCATCCGGGTAACGATTACATGGTCACGTTCAACTGCCCGGAATTCACGAGCCTTTGCCCGAAAACCGGTCAGCCGGACTTTGCCGAAATCAAGATCAACTACATTCCGGACCAGTATTTGGTGGAATCCAAGTCGCTCAAGCTTTACATGTTCTCTTTCCGCAACCACGGGGATTTCCACGAAGACTGCGTGAACATCATCATGAAGGACTTGGTGAAATTGCTCGACCCGAAGTACATTGAAGTCGAAGGCATCTTTATGCCGCGCGGTGGCATTTCGCTTTACCCGTTCGCAAACTACGGCAAGCCGGGTACTGAATTCGAAGCTATCGCCAAGACGCGCCTCTTCGCCGCTATCGATAGGAGAAAGTAA
- a CDS encoding fibrobacter succinogenes major paralogous domain-containing protein, whose translation MKKNRLALLPFISALLLVGCGEDSPSEPSSVSNNVPADGSSVESIFDLGKCTSDRDGTVIFVEDEEIDYRCLDKKWEKVEKLSSSSDEKTSSSSKKSSDSKNSSSSSKEESAGSKDKSSSSKNSSSSSKITSSDSGDKKSSSSKAVSSDSRDKSSSSQKSSSSVTPESSSSVVGSGENVKTIAINKKSFKGVAEKGPFAVGSTVKLSELDGELDLTGTNFEWEVTGKQGGYTSPKVTLSSQYAQLQVNGNYYNENLFKNSTSPVTLRGIVDLKDRESVNINVLMHLAYKRVVYLFTKSGEYKNVPAAKAAAEQEIMKAFGFGGANHPFEDLTIFGKTSDDAKLLAASILLQGDLEETDLLSRLTSIANNIEEDGTWDNSEKMRVSMADWIMSYSYGMVGIRQMLEEFNPQVPAFEKYVSLFVGEAYGFGACTDENDGDYVQLKNGNSKNLGEYYVCEDNVWRMMFSTEKLYERACTAKRAGEFMTTPRNEIYICDGGNGYWRPATTYDHPKEYYMNDEVDYGKLKDTRDGKEYKTVVIGTQTWMAENLNYYDKDNYNLVGNAKCYQEEDKNCDVGGRLYSWTAAMNISTKYRLSWYDKDIQYPHQGICPDGWHIPDSTEWRTLADYVKKVDGSSGLLMSSKGWKASSYKPSTDPYGFSVIPVGAYYGRYADAHADFSQTEFDDDGLFANFWSAEEGKEFNLAVYVFFDYRRDYMSMTASVYNEKERGFSVRCVKTEDESEE comes from the coding sequence ATGAAAAAGAATAGACTTGCATTGCTTCCGTTTATCTCGGCATTACTTTTAGTGGGCTGCGGTGAAGATTCCCCGTCTGAACCTTCTTCCGTATCCAATAATGTTCCTGCGGACGGATCAAGTGTGGAGTCTATTTTTGACTTAGGTAAGTGTACATCCGATAGGGATGGCACTGTCATTTTTGTTGAGGATGAAGAAATAGACTATCGTTGCCTAGATAAAAAGTGGGAAAAGGTTGAGAAATTATCTAGTTCTAGTGATGAAAAGACTTCTTCGTCTTCAAAGAAATCCTCCGATTCGAAGAATAGCTCCTCTTCGTCTAAGGAAGAATCGGCTGGGTCTAAGGATAAATCCTCTTCTTCTAAGAACAGTTCTTCGTCATCGAAGATAACTTCGTCTGATTCAGGCGACAAAAAATCCTCGTCGTCTAAGGCAGTTTCTTCTGATTCTCGCGATAAGTCCAGTAGCTCACAAAAATCAAGTTCTAGTGTCACACCTGAATCGAGTTCTAGTGTTGTTGGTTCTGGAGAAAATGTAAAGACGATTGCAATTAATAAGAAATCCTTTAAGGGGGTTGCTGAAAAGGGACCTTTTGCGGTGGGAAGTACCGTTAAATTGTCTGAACTTGATGGTGAGCTTGATTTAACCGGAACGAACTTTGAATGGGAAGTGACTGGTAAACAGGGGGGCTATACCTCTCCAAAGGTTACGTTGTCTAGTCAATATGCTCAGTTACAAGTCAATGGCAATTACTATAATGAAAACTTGTTCAAAAATTCAACATCGCCGGTGACTTTGCGTGGTATTGTTGACTTGAAAGATCGAGAAAGCGTAAACATCAATGTGCTGATGCATTTGGCTTATAAGCGTGTGGTCTATCTTTTTACCAAGAGTGGCGAGTATAAAAATGTTCCTGCGGCAAAGGCTGCCGCTGAACAGGAAATCATGAAGGCTTTTGGTTTTGGTGGTGCTAACCATCCTTTTGAGGATTTGACGATTTTTGGTAAAACATCGGACGATGCTAAATTGCTTGCCGCATCGATTCTTTTGCAGGGAGATTTGGAAGAAACGGATTTGTTGAGTCGTCTTACGAGCATTGCTAATAATATTGAAGAAGATGGCACTTGGGACAACAGTGAAAAAATGCGAGTTTCTATGGCAGACTGGATTATGTCCTATTCGTATGGGATGGTCGGCATTCGCCAGATGCTCGAAGAATTCAATCCTCAAGTACCGGCATTCGAAAAGTATGTAAGCTTGTTTGTTGGTGAAGCATATGGCTTCGGCGCGTGCACGGATGAAAATGATGGTGATTATGTTCAGCTGAAAAATGGTAATAGCAAGAATCTCGGTGAATACTATGTCTGTGAAGATAATGTATGGCGAATGATGTTCTCCACTGAAAAACTTTATGAAAGAGCTTGTACTGCCAAGAGGGCTGGAGAGTTTATGACGACCCCGCGCAATGAAATTTATATCTGCGATGGGGGTAATGGATATTGGCGCCCAGCAACGACTTACGACCATCCGAAAGAATACTACATGAATGATGAAGTGGATTACGGCAAGTTAAAGGATACCCGTGATGGTAAGGAATATAAGACGGTCGTTATTGGTACTCAGACTTGGATGGCTGAAAATCTGAACTATTACGATAAGGATAATTATAATTTGGTCGGTAATGCCAAGTGCTATCAGGAAGAAGATAAAAACTGCGATGTTGGAGGTAGGCTTTATTCGTGGACCGCTGCGATGAATATCTCTACGAAGTATAGACTCAGTTGGTATGATAAAGATATTCAATATCCGCATCAGGGAATTTGCCCAGATGGTTGGCATATCCCTGATTCTACTGAATGGCGTACTTTAGCAGATTATGTAAAAAAGGTTGACGGTTCTTCGGGACTTTTGATGTCATCTAAGGGTTGGAAAGCTTCAAGCTATAAGCCGTCGACAGATCCCTATGGATTTTCTGTAATTCCGGTGGGCGCCTATTATGGAAGATATGCCGATGCTCATGCGGATTTCAGTCAAACGGAATTTGATGATGACGGTTTGTTTGCGAACTTCTGGTCTGCCGAGGAAGGTAAAGAATTTAATTTAGCGGTTTATGTCTTCTTTGATTATCGAAGAGATTATATGTCAATGACAGCTAGCGTTTATAACGAAAAGGAACGTGGATTTTCTGTTCGCTGCGTAAAGACTGAGGATGAATCCGAAGAATAG